The following are from one region of the Cytobacillus firmus genome:
- the mtnK gene encoding S-methyl-5-thioribose kinase — protein MTVFTSAYFTMTEQEAIEYAKTRLNYFAPDAELDSREIGDGNLNYVFRLTDHKHKKSLIIKQAGPVARISDEFKLSPDRNRIEYEILDLQNKLAPGFVPQVFNYDPVMNCTAMEDLSDYTIMRTAFMQHEKFPLFADHISSFLVNTLLLTSDVVMGHKEKKELVQKFTNPELCEISEDLVFTEPFYDCVRNEVFEGTREFAKKEIWEDPKLQLETAKLKFEFMTNAQSLLHGDLHTGSIFVKEDSTKIIDPEFAFYGPAGYDVGNVIANLIFAYVNAKYTITEDEARTDQLGYLENTIEDIIDLFQTKFLQAWDEKATEQTASYEGFKEYYLDTILRDTAAVTGLELCRRIIGLASVKDVTSIEDYTSRAAAEMICLAAGKMFIMDRESIKTGEDFVRTLKDCEKRF, from the coding sequence ATGACTGTTTTTACATCCGCTTATTTTACGATGACTGAACAGGAAGCCATTGAATATGCCAAAACGAGGCTGAATTATTTTGCTCCGGATGCTGAATTGGACTCCAGGGAAATTGGAGATGGCAATTTGAACTATGTTTTCAGGCTGACTGACCATAAACACAAGAAGTCTCTGATTATCAAGCAGGCCGGACCGGTTGCCAGAATATCAGATGAATTTAAGCTGTCTCCTGACCGCAACCGCATTGAATACGAAATTCTTGATCTGCAAAACAAGCTCGCTCCAGGCTTCGTGCCACAAGTGTTTAACTACGATCCAGTAATGAATTGTACTGCAATGGAGGATCTGTCAGATTACACTATTATGAGAACAGCCTTCATGCAGCATGAAAAATTCCCGCTGTTTGCTGACCATATCTCGAGCTTCCTGGTAAATACCCTGTTGCTTACGTCCGATGTCGTAATGGGACATAAGGAAAAGAAAGAGCTCGTCCAAAAATTCACAAACCCGGAACTATGCGAAATTTCAGAGGATCTCGTCTTCACAGAACCGTTTTACGATTGTGTGAGAAATGAAGTGTTTGAAGGCACCAGGGAATTTGCCAAAAAGGAAATTTGGGAGGATCCAAAGCTTCAGCTTGAAACGGCAAAGCTTAAATTTGAGTTTATGACCAATGCCCAGTCCCTGCTTCATGGCGATCTGCACACAGGCTCAATTTTTGTAAAAGAAGATTCTACTAAAATCATTGATCCTGAGTTCGCCTTTTATGGCCCGGCCGGATACGATGTCGGAAACGTGATTGCCAACCTGATTTTTGCCTATGTAAACGCGAAATATACCATCACTGAAGATGAAGCAAGAACCGACCAGCTTGGTTATCTTGAAAACACAATAGAAGATATTATTGACTTGTTCCAAACGAAATTCCTGCAGGCCTGGGATGAGAAGGCAACTGAACAAACTGCCAGTTATGAAGGCTTTAAGGAATACTATCTTGATACAATCCTGCGTGACACAGCAGCCGTCACAGGACTTGAATTATGCAGGAGAATTATCGGGCTGGCATCTGTAAAGGATGTCACATCCATTGAAGATTACACCAGCAGAGCTGCAGCAGAAATGATTTGTCTGGCAGCAGGAAAAATGTTTATTATGGATAGGGAATCTATTAAAACAGGAGAGGATTTTGTGCGTACTTTGAAAGACTGTGAAAAAAGATTCTAG
- a CDS encoding STAS domain-containing protein, protein MEPIHKVSAYLTQNAEVLSEELVTEIVKRFGFEIPKQEFKAAVSMYVEFMKFLGTMIASSNERIPEGLVEWSKGNGERAASKGGKISDIVIRYPDTRLVFTDRLNDISKKFELTAEEIITIVKKVNFMLDISVNETVFAFERHSEEQLKETQSQVNELSATIVPIQGSIAILPLIGSIDYDRAQIIIEKTVPRVSQLGIETLIIDFSGTVNIDVEIANHIFDIRNILQLIGVNTIATGVRPDLAKRAVTLGIDLSSLEVYSNVLQAIRSIK, encoded by the coding sequence ATGGAGCCTATTCATAAAGTTTCAGCGTATCTTACTCAAAATGCGGAGGTATTATCAGAAGAGCTGGTTACAGAAATCGTAAAACGATTTGGTTTTGAAATTCCAAAACAGGAATTTAAGGCTGCCGTTTCGATGTATGTGGAGTTTATGAAGTTCCTGGGAACGATGATTGCAAGCAGCAATGAGAGGATTCCTGAAGGACTGGTTGAATGGAGCAAGGGAAATGGCGAACGGGCTGCCTCCAAGGGAGGAAAAATTTCTGATATCGTCATCCGGTATCCGGATACCCGCCTCGTTTTTACTGATAGATTAAATGATATTAGCAAAAAGTTTGAATTAACGGCTGAAGAAATTATTACTATTGTCAAAAAAGTGAACTTTATGCTGGACATCAGTGTTAATGAGACCGTATTTGCCTTTGAACGGCACTCCGAAGAACAATTAAAAGAGACCCAATCCCAGGTAAATGAGCTGTCTGCAACCATTGTACCAATTCAGGGCAGCATTGCAATACTTCCATTGATCGGCAGCATAGACTATGACAGAGCTCAAATCATCATTGAGAAGACAGTCCCTCGGGTCAGCCAGCTGGGAATCGAAACCTTAATTATCGATTTTTCCGGCACGGTGAATATAGATGTTGAAATTGCCAATCATATTTTTGATATCCGGAATATTCTCCAGCTGATTGGAGTCAATACCATTGCCACAGGTGTCAGACCGGATTTGGCAAAAAGAGCCGTTACACTGGGCATTGACCTATCATCCCTTGAAGTATACTCGAACGTCCTGCAGGCGATTAGAAGCATTAAATAG